In Fusarium falciforme chromosome 9, complete sequence, the sequence CGGAGTGCTCTTTTAAGGTTTCCCGTCCCGAGATGGAAGTGAGATGATCAGCCTCAAGGAccaaaggccaaggcggccGTTGAACCGAGGGCGGGGATTCGGCTGTGCCGCCGTCAAGGCGAAGCCATCCCCGCAAAACACAGAGAGCAAAGTCAATGTCTCAAGGCGGGGAGCCAGGGCTTGGAATGAGGGGAGGTTGATTCAAGCAGCTCATTGATGGAACATTCAGTATCCGGCGCGTCCAATTCAATCCCGTCCACTCGAGCCCATCTTCTCGAGTGAGTCGCAGTTGGGGTACCACGCTTGCTTCACGagccctccatctccttctcaagCCATTCAGGAAGGCTTGGAGGCTTGGCCCATCCATCAAGATAGCTCTCCTTGCCCACACCGACGCCCGAGGGCTTTGCGTAGATGGCCGTGACATACCACACCGACTCTCCCGCCTTAATCGTGTGCTGGAGGGTAGGGATTGTGCTTCGATTCTCAATCAGGTTTGAGTTCGGATCCGCGTTGACCAGCATGGCCTGACGGCCTTCCTTCGACTCCAGAGCTTTGATGCCTACAGCACCTTTCGACACTGCAAATGCCCCCATCTTGCCACTCGCCCAGCCATCCGGGGTGTTGAGGTCGTAGTTGCCAATGATCTTGGGCGACGTGCCCTCATGCTTCTCTTCGTCGTAAGGGCCCAGATATCGCCCGTTGGTCGCATTAACGTTACAGATGGCAAATGATCCATCCGCAGTCATGACTTCTCGGCCGCTATCGATGTGATGCACCCGAAGGTGCCAGTTAGGCGTGCTCCCCTCCGGTGGAATGAGGATGGTTCGGATCTTGACATCTGGGAATGGCTTCCAGACCGAAACGAGAACAGGCGTGCCTTCACGATCTTCAATGCCTGCATACTCGCAGAGCCTTCGAGTTTTCCAGTACTCGCCCCCATCATCCGACAGTCCAAGCTGCGATGCCAGGGCATACTGCTCAAGTGAGAACAGACCAGGGGGTACAGAGTAACCATAGGCGCTACTGTAAGCAAATCCTCCGTATTTAGCATGGGTTCCTTTCATGGGGTAGCTGCACGCCTGGCCCGAAGACAGGAGCATGCAGTGACCTCCGAGATAACTTAAAAATGTTAGCGTAGCTTCATGAAGCGGTAAATAATGATCGGCACCTCATGATATGTCCTGGTTGGTTGAGAGCCTTGACTCGAGGGATGACACTGCTGGCTAGTTCTTCCTCCGAGGTCCAAAAAGGGTGGTCCGCTGGGACAGCCAGGCACATAAATGCCAAGCATGCCCAGTACTACGCCGAACATTAGCAAACCCCATCAGTATTGTTTTCGAAGTGGTCTTTACCGGGCTTCCTGGGCTGTTGTAATTCTCCGCCATCTGATACTTGTCAGCTCCTATTCCTTACGAACGATCAGGAAGCGATAATACTCACATACATGTTTGGGTACGAATACCCAATCGACAGCGTTCCGCTCGATGTCCACATCTCGTGCTGGGTCTGCCACCAACGCAGGTGACGAAGAACCACCCCCTTGACCATGCCCCAGGTCAGTGGTGCAGGGAGCTCAACATCAGCATGGGCCAGAGCTCCCCAGAAAGAAACCATGGCAAAACGGTAGCCAACACTTCGGCCATAAGGGATGGCTCTACCTTCATCGTCAAAGTAGTGGATCAGGTCTAAGGCGACCATCTGCGCTCGCTTTTTGAACTCTTCAGCCCGCTTTGGGTCCTCTTCTCCTGCCAGCTTGGCGTATAGAAGCTGTAGGAGTTGGATGGCAAAGCTGGATGAGTAGTAATCCATTTCTATCGGCGTCAGACAAGACTTCACTCCAAATAGGACTGCGCCTTACGGTGGATGCCCTCTGGCCCGTCATTCGACCAGCCGCCTCCACGGTAAAAGGTCTCAAGGTGTGCAATGTCGCTGTCAAGTCTCTCTTGAGAAAACTTTCCACCATTCTTCTTCAGTCCCAGGTTGGCGAAGACTCGAAACCAGAGCCAGTTGGTGTTGGGCATGCTAGTCAAGGATGTCAGCCAAGATGTTGCTTATCCGGGCTGGGGACAAACTTCTTCTCATTAATTGAGTTTCCCAGCCAATTCTCGatgttctccttctccttgtcagaCATGCTGGTCCAAATCTCTGGCACAACAGCAAGAGCCCAGCCTGGGACGTTTGATTAGTCCCGAATTCACGGTACTATCAAATTTCGGGAGTAGCTTACCCAGAGGGCACATCTCCACCATTCTTTGGTCATTATCTTGCGGGTATCCCCAATACTCGGGGTTCTCTGGGTCTGTGCCAGCCTTGATGCCTTCAAACCACCATTCCTTGCCCTGGTATTCGCCTCCGCCGGCAAGTAGAGCAGCTAGACCCCAGAGTGGGCGGCAGATACCCTCAACTTCGGAGGCGGTTTGGTCGAAGCGGACTGCCGTTGCACCGGGGCATTTGACGCGAGCCTTCTGGGGCGAAAAGAAGGGTTCGAGAGGATCGAGAAGCGTGCGAAGAAGTTCCTGGACAGAAGCACGATCTTTGATGTCAACTTTGGCAAAGGGGTGAATGCCGTTGTAGCCAAGACAAAGTCCTTTGTTAGAAGCCATGTTGTGCAATCAATCGTCGGTAGTTAATCGATGGTGGTTAACAGGAATGTCTGCAACATgcgggaagaagagaggcatATATCCGCCATTGCTACGCTTGCGGTTCGCGGTAATCATGGCCCGAAATCATGAGAGTATGCATCCGACGGAAAACGCATCGTCCAACGAGCGGGGGATGCTGCTAGAGCTGCATGACAGCGACCGATGATGGAGGGTTGGTGAGGGGTGACGATCATGGTCCGGGGTGTGTTGCAAGTGAAAGACCCCAAAGTGTTTGGGGGATGGTCATGATGATTGCCGACAACGGAGCAGAGTGAAGCATGATGGCAGAGGGATCGATATAGAGGCAATTCTTTTTGTTTCGCGATGATTTATCAAAGGAGAAGGAAACTTCATGATAATCCTCAAGGTTGCAGCTTGGCAAGCACCCGCTTTGTCAGCTTCCATGTTGGCTGCAGGAACCCGAGTTGAAGGGCCCGTTTACCCTATACTTTGACGATGCAATCTTGGGCTGGTTCAAATGCGAAAACAACAATCAAACACGCATCTTTCATCGCCTGTATCAACTAGCGGCTTGCGTACTTTCAATCCCCGAGCTGCATATCATTTGTTTCAAGATGATGCTTGACAAATGACAAGGTCGTATTTTGCCTGGCAGAACAAAATCTCACCCCAATCGTCACCCCATTCATCTCAACATCAGCATACAAGATGGAGGAAATAGACGACGCGACGATAGTAGCCAGTGCGGGCGCACGAACTCCCTCCAAGAATGAACCGccgtcttcatctcctctATCGTCCATACGCGAGCTGGAACTCGACGATACAGCCAGTAAATCTGGTCAACACGATAGCTCGCCGACGCCAACCCCCAAATCAGAAGAAGCCGTGACAGCAACCTCACGGAAAAAGAACGGAAAGAAAAGGGTCGTTGTCAGGAAAACACCCAGAAAGTCAAAATGGGACGCTGATAACATTCTGACTGACCCCAAGTCACCTCTCGCCTCGGCCGATCTCCGAGTAAGGCGGCTCATCTCACTCCTTCGCGATGATTTATTGACAAGCGCAGAGCATTTTGTCAAATCCAATGGCCTGGGATGTACTCGACCAAGAAGAAAAGGCAGAAATTCTCGCCCTGTTCCCCGACTCGCAGCACATTCTGGGTTCTGGCGCAGAGGCCTGCCCAGACCTTGCGTCGCTCATGAATGACGACAGCTTCCGATACGACTGCGCCGCGTACACAGAGCACATCGCGCAGGGGCGGCATGACCCCGAGTGGTTGGCGCAGGCATGGGCAGCCCATGAGCGGCGCAAGGCGGGTGATTACGACGAGTACCTCGACAACAAGTTCGTCAATGACTGGGAGGTTGATCTGCCACCAGAGCTAAAGACACGCCGAGGGACTGCTGTCTCTGGACATGATAGCGATGCTACTATAGATGCGGTAGAGAATGGAGATGACAACAGTATGGATACCAAGATGGAGGATATCGCGTTAGATCACCGCAACGGTGCCAGCGACGAGAATGGGGTTGACGAATTACAGGTGGAAAatgacaaggacaaggaacaAAAGCCTGCTCATATTGGGCAGGCAAAAGGCTCGAGAATGGACGTTGACGGCGAGACTACAGAGGACGAGCTTGCCTGAGGAAAGGAGTACCATGGTACAAAGGGAAAGACTTGAGATCACCAGGcgaagtaatattataattgcCAACATCTACCGGGCAGCTATTGCGTACGTCCTATTGTCCTGGCTCCAAGTATCGTGGTGACGGGGAGAAACATTTGTGGTTGGAACACAGACCCACTGATTTTTAAAGGCATCCACCGCAACACAAACCTCAGTCTTGCTCTACGAGTTGAGTTTCTTGACACTTTCACATGACTAGGCAGATTTTGACAAGACGGTTAAACCATTCAAAAATTCCATCGACTCCTCAACTTGTCGTATCTCGC encodes:
- a CDS encoding DEUBAD domain-containing protein, producing the protein MEEIDDATIVASAGARTPSKNEPPSSSPLSSIRELELDDTASKSGQHDSSPTPTPKSEEAVTATSRKKNGKKRVVVRKTPRKSKWDADNILTDPKSPLASADLRSILSNPMAWDVLDQEEKAEILALFPDSQHILGSGAEACPDLASLMNDDSFRYDCAAYTEHIAQGRHDPEWLAQAWAAHERRKAGDYDEYLDNKFVNDWEVDLPPELKTRRGTAVSGHDSDATIDAVENGDDNSMDTKMEDIALDHRNGASDENGVDELQVENDKDKEQKPAHIGQAKGSRMDVDGETTEDELA